From Hymenobacter sedentarius, a single genomic window includes:
- a CDS encoding cold-shock protein produces MKTGIIKFFNEAKGYGFVTDDQTKEDFFVHVTGLNGATVQQNDRVEFETQEGRKGINAVNVRKV; encoded by the coding sequence ATGAAAACCGGCATCATCAAATTTTTCAACGAAGCCAAAGGCTACGGCTTCGTGACCGACGACCAAACGAAGGAAGACTTCTTCGTGCACGTAACCGGCCTGAACGGAGCCACAGTGCAACAAAACGACCGAGTTGAGTTCGAAACCCAGGAAGGCCGCAAAGGCATCAACGCCGTGAACGTGCGCAAAGTCTGA
- the ccsA gene encoding cytochrome c biogenesis protein CcsA, whose protein sequence is MNLLIGNIGHLSVIVAFAAALVAAYSYFQASRGRALGDTDASWLRIARGAFFVHGAAVLSVVVCLFNIIHAHRYEYYYAWSHSSNHLPVQYMISCFWEGQEGSFLLWIFWHVVLGGFIIRYNRKWEAPVMAVFSGVQLFLVSMILGVVLGGVKVGSSPFILLRDFLTDLPVFKMNPDFVPKDGTGLNALLQNYWMVIHPPTLFLGFALTLVPFAFAIAGLWKKELTAWVKPALPWTLIGGGVLGVGVVMGAYWAYETLNFGGYWNWDPVENAVYIPWLVLVASLHGMVLWQKRRLGLRTSFALVVATFILILYATFLTRSGVLGNASVHSFTDLGLSGQLLIYLGAFTVLAVALLVWRWKEIPVSEKELNAYNPELWVFVGATVLCLGAFQVLFTTSIPVYNALMGLIGIKTNVALPADQIAHYSKLQLWMGVFVALLSGLAQIMWWQRNDKTTLVNSLTAPTLLSLLGTALVVLLVRYNGLTISPAYVVLVLAGLFGVLANFGTIFTLLRRGVRLSGGAVAHLGIALMLLGILASSGYSKIISRNVSGLLYSREFTEELNRDNVLLWRNETAPMHGYELTYTGQYFDVPGVPGYVDKQFLFRTDDDYRAIARAPIASEGKTYYKTGDTLDILPENTYYRITYKDQKSGEQFVLYPRAQVNEEMGGLLASPAIKKFWGHDIYSHISSVLDPRKEKTWSEAKEHILSVGDTIFLNDYFAVFRAIEPAHETAGLNLQKGDLAMQADMIVSGEKRQYHAHPVFVVRNRMVGRVPDEVEDLGVRLSLNAIDPTAGKFTFAVSTTQKDYVILKAMEKPFINLLWSGTLLMALGFGLSLRQRGRKDAPVELLPEAQSQPSNRNTRPQPAVG, encoded by the coding sequence ATGAACTTATTAATAGGAAACATTGGCCACTTGAGCGTCATCGTCGCGTTTGCAGCGGCGCTGGTGGCTGCCTACAGCTACTTCCAGGCCTCGCGGGGCCGGGCCTTGGGCGATACCGACGCCAGCTGGCTGCGCATAGCGCGCGGGGCGTTTTTTGTGCACGGGGCGGCGGTGCTGTCGGTGGTGGTGTGCTTGTTCAACATCATCCACGCCCACCGCTACGAGTACTACTACGCCTGGAGCCACAGCTCCAACCACCTGCCGGTGCAGTACATGATTTCCTGCTTCTGGGAAGGCCAGGAAGGCTCGTTTCTGCTCTGGATTTTCTGGCACGTGGTGTTGGGCGGGTTCATCATCCGCTACAACCGCAAGTGGGAGGCGCCGGTAATGGCGGTGTTCAGCGGCGTGCAGCTGTTCTTGGTGAGCATGATTCTGGGCGTGGTGCTGGGCGGTGTGAAAGTGGGCTCGTCGCCGTTTATCCTGCTGCGCGACTTCCTCACCGATCTGCCGGTGTTTAAGATGAATCCCGACTTCGTGCCCAAAGACGGCACCGGCCTCAACGCCCTGCTTCAGAACTACTGGATGGTGATTCACCCGCCCACACTGTTTCTGGGCTTTGCGCTCACCTTGGTGCCGTTTGCCTTTGCTATTGCCGGCCTCTGGAAGAAAGAACTGACCGCCTGGGTAAAACCGGCGCTGCCGTGGACGCTCATCGGCGGCGGCGTGCTGGGCGTGGGCGTGGTAATGGGTGCCTACTGGGCCTACGAAACCCTGAACTTTGGCGGCTACTGGAACTGGGACCCGGTCGAAAATGCCGTGTACATTCCCTGGCTGGTGCTGGTGGCCTCGCTGCACGGCATGGTGCTCTGGCAGAAGCGCCGCCTGGGCCTGCGCACTTCGTTTGCGCTGGTGGTGGCCACGTTTATTTTGATTTTGTACGCCACCTTCCTCACCCGCAGCGGGGTGCTGGGCAATGCCTCGGTGCACTCCTTTACGGACCTGGGCTTGTCGGGCCAGCTGCTCATTTACCTGGGCGCGTTCACGGTACTGGCGGTGGCGCTGCTGGTGTGGCGCTGGAAGGAAATCCCGGTTTCGGAGAAAGAGCTCAACGCCTACAACCCCGAGCTGTGGGTATTTGTGGGCGCTACGGTGCTGTGCCTGGGCGCTTTCCAGGTGTTATTCACCACCAGCATCCCGGTTTATAATGCCTTGATGGGCTTGATTGGCATCAAAACCAACGTGGCCCTGCCCGCCGACCAGATTGCCCACTACTCCAAGCTGCAGCTCTGGATGGGCGTGTTTGTGGCGCTGCTCTCCGGCCTAGCCCAAATCATGTGGTGGCAGCGCAACGACAAGACCACCCTGGTCAACTCCCTGACCGCGCCCACGCTGCTATCCCTCTTGGGCACGGCGCTGGTGGTGCTGCTGGTACGCTACAATGGCCTGACGATTTCGCCGGCTTACGTGGTGCTGGTACTGGCCGGGTTGTTTGGGGTGCTGGCCAATTTCGGCACCATCTTCACGCTGCTGCGGCGCGGGGTGCGGCTCTCGGGCGGGGCAGTGGCCCACCTGGGCATCGCCCTGATGCTGCTAGGCATCCTGGCTTCGTCGGGCTACTCAAAAATCATTTCGCGCAACGTCTCGGGCCTGCTGTATTCGCGGGAATTCACGGAAGAGCTGAACCGCGACAACGTACTGTTGTGGCGCAACGAGACCGCGCCCATGCACGGCTACGAGCTGACCTATACCGGCCAGTATTTTGACGTGCCCGGCGTGCCCGGCTACGTCGATAAGCAGTTCCTGTTCCGCACCGACGACGACTACCGCGCCATTGCCCGCGCGCCCATCGCTAGCGAAGGCAAGACCTACTACAAGACCGGCGACACGCTCGACATCCTGCCCGAAAACACCTATTACCGCATCACCTACAAAGACCAGAAGTCGGGCGAGCAGTTTGTGCTGTACCCCAGGGCGCAGGTGAATGAGGAAATGGGCGGCCTGCTGGCTTCGCCGGCCATCAAGAAGTTCTGGGGCCACGACATCTACTCGCACATCAGCTCCGTGCTCGACCCGCGCAAGGAAAAGACCTGGAGCGAGGCCAAGGAGCACATCCTGAGCGTCGGCGACACCATTTTCCTGAACGACTACTTCGCGGTGTTCCGGGCCATTGAGCCGGCCCACGAAACTGCCGGCCTCAACCTGCAAAAAGGCGACCTCGCCATGCAGGCCGACATGATTGTATCGGGGGAGAAGCGCCAGTACCACGCCCACCCAGTGTTTGTGGTGCGCAACCGCATGGTGGGCCGCGTGCCCGACGAGGTAGAAGACCTCGGCGTGCGCCTGAGCCTAAACGCCATCGACCCCACAGCTGGCAAGTTCACTTTTGCCGTGAGCACTACGCAGAAGGACTATGTCATCCTGAAGGCCATGGAGAAGCCCTTCATCAACCTGCTGTGGAGCGGCACGCTGCTCATGGCCCTCGGCTTCGGCTTGAGCCTGCGCCAGCGCGGACGCAAAGACGCTCCTGTGGAGCTTTTGCCAGAAGCGCAAAGCCAGCCGAGCAACCGAAATACCCGGCCGCAGCCCGCGGTGGGCTAG
- a CDS encoding YjjG family noncanonical pyrimidine nucleotidase encodes MKTYRHLFFDLDHTLWDFEKNANETLHTLFERHDFARFGTFTVEEFIQVYSDVNHALWRLYQNNKITQKQLREIRFVRTLTKLGVPEDQIPATISAEFTSILPQKSAVFPFTHEVLDYLKPKYRLHLITNGFNDIQDLKLVSSNLSHYFEEVITSEHSGHLKPDPRMFQHALERTGATAAESLMIGDNLECDVLGAYNAGIDQVYFNPDKRRHFNQITHEISCLSELKDIL; translated from the coding sequence TTGAAAACCTACCGCCACCTCTTCTTCGACCTCGACCACACGCTGTGGGACTTCGAAAAAAACGCGAACGAAACGCTGCACACGCTATTTGAGCGGCATGATTTTGCGCGCTTTGGCACGTTCACCGTCGAGGAGTTTATCCAGGTCTACAGCGACGTTAACCACGCGCTGTGGCGCCTGTACCAAAACAATAAGATTACCCAAAAGCAGCTGCGCGAAATCCGCTTCGTGCGCACGCTGACCAAACTGGGCGTGCCGGAAGACCAGATTCCGGCCACTATTTCGGCCGAGTTCACCAGCATCCTCCCCCAGAAGTCGGCGGTATTCCCCTTTACGCACGAAGTGCTGGACTACCTCAAGCCCAAGTACCGGCTCCACTTAATCACCAACGGCTTCAACGACATCCAGGACCTCAAGCTGGTTTCGTCGAACCTGTCGCACTATTTCGAGGAGGTCATTACCTCCGAGCACAGCGGCCACCTCAAGCCCGACCCGCGCATGTTTCAGCACGCGCTGGAGCGCACCGGCGCCACCGCCGCCGAAAGCCTGATGATAGGCGATAACCTGGAATGCGACGTGCTGGGCGCTTATAACGCCGGCATCGACCAAGTGTATTTCAACCCCGACAAGCGCCGGCACTTCAACCAGATTACCCACGAAATCAGTTGCCTGAGCGAACTGAAGGACATTTTGTAA
- the iscX gene encoding Fe-S cluster assembly protein IscX yields the protein MNHFEPPMHWADHEDIAMALYEKFGDDFTEAKIYRIRFTDLIEWVLSLSNFNGTREQATEGHLEQIQAKWVYEWRDNQ from the coding sequence ATGAATCACTTTGAGCCGCCCATGCACTGGGCCGACCACGAAGACATTGCCATGGCGCTCTACGAGAAGTTCGGCGATGATTTTACCGAGGCGAAGATTTACCGCATCCGCTTCACCGATTTGATTGAATGGGTGCTGAGCTTGAGCAACTTCAACGGCACCCGCGAGCAGGCCACCGAAGGCCACCTCGAGCAGATTCAGGCCAAGTGGGTGTACGAGTGGCGCGATAACCAATAA
- a CDS encoding 2Fe-2S iron-sulfur cluster-binding protein, which translates to MSVPATTITFQLSDGQPAQTHVAAPGESVLDVALNNGIQLQHNCGGVCGCSTCHVYINSGGDDLPEISDKEEDFIDRAENPRINSRLACQCVVQAGTQLVVTIPPQHFLGH; encoded by the coding sequence TTGTCTGTTCCCGCCACCACCATCACCTTCCAACTCAGCGACGGCCAGCCGGCCCAAACCCACGTGGCGGCCCCCGGCGAGTCGGTGCTCGACGTGGCCCTCAACAACGGCATTCAGCTCCAGCACAACTGCGGCGGCGTATGCGGCTGCAGCACCTGCCACGTCTACATCAACTCGGGCGGCGATGACCTGCCCGAAATCAGCGACAAGGAGGAGGACTTCATTGACCGCGCCGAGAACCCGCGCATCAACTCCCGCCTGGCCTGCCAGTGCGTGGTGCAAGCCGGCACGCAGTTGGTCGTGACCATCCCACCCCAGCATTTCCTGGGCCACTAA
- a CDS encoding Rossmann-like and DUF2520 domain-containing protein has product MSGLPRPQLRIGLFGAGRVASQLGPALVAAGHHVVFVWSRTAPTAESLAAQLPGTTVLTTLAAPLPAADVYLLAVPDAAVAPLLSSISWPAGALVAHLAGALPLSIFEHQPTVRGGVLYPLQTFSPGRAIDWPTVPLCIEANDLTAETTLLDLARSLSQHVRRLDSAQRLKLHVAAVFANNFTNHLLGIAEALLAEANLPPALLAPLVRETVDKALANPPFSVQTGPAARQDAPTLAAHQAALAAHPAWQALYGQLTASIQAQL; this is encoded by the coding sequence ATGAGCGGTTTACCTCGCCCACAATTACGAATTGGGCTATTTGGCGCGGGCCGCGTAGCCAGCCAACTAGGCCCGGCACTAGTCGCCGCCGGCCACCACGTGGTGTTTGTCTGGAGCCGCACGGCCCCCACAGCCGAATCCCTGGCCGCCCAGCTGCCCGGCACCACGGTCCTGACCACCCTGGCAGCTCCCCTTCCCGCCGCCGATGTCTACCTTCTGGCCGTGCCCGATGCGGCCGTGGCGCCGCTGCTGAGCAGCATCAGCTGGCCGGCTGGGGCGCTGGTGGCACACTTGGCGGGCGCCCTGCCACTCAGCATTTTTGAGCACCAGCCCACCGTGCGCGGCGGCGTCTTGTATCCGCTGCAAACCTTCAGCCCCGGCCGGGCCATCGACTGGCCCACGGTGCCGCTTTGCATCGAAGCCAACGACCTGACCGCCGAAACCACCCTGCTGGACCTGGCTCGCAGCCTGAGCCAGCACGTGCGGCGCCTCGATTCGGCCCAACGCCTGAAGCTGCACGTGGCCGCCGTGTTTGCCAACAATTTTACCAACCACCTGTTGGGCATTGCCGAGGCCCTCCTGGCCGAAGCCAATCTGCCGCCGGCGCTGCTGGCCCCGCTCGTGCGCGAAACCGTGGACAAAGCCCTGGCCAATCCGCCGTTCTCCGTGCAAACCGGGCCCGCCGCCCGCCAGGATGCGCCGACCCTGGCCGCCCACCAGGCGGCGCTGGCGGCTCATCCGGCATGGCAGGCCCTTTACGGGCAGCTCACCGCCAGCATTCAAGCCCAACTTTGA
- a CDS encoding geranylgeranylglycerol-phosphate geranylgeranyltransferase: MTTPPPKLPHPALPPFPAGGLGSALPTLVRWPNLLIMLLCLALVRAGLLLPEQPLGTALLEPRFLVLVLAALLVAAGGYIINDYYDVKIDAINRPDRLVIGRVVQRRKAMLAHLILSGTGVLLAGGLHPVLGAVTLGTALLLWGYSARFKRVALAGNASIATLTAALVLLPELQLQLARNNSHSVVWPYALAAFLLTMVREIVKDVEDMRGDAQHGCRTLPLVVGVAQTKWVAGFFLACLALLTAGATARMFGSGHWPLGVWLVLLVLLPMVQLARLLIRADRRRHFKHLSAWCKGIMLAGVLSMALAGGIG, from the coding sequence ATGACCACGCCCCCGCCCAAGCTGCCGCACCCGGCGCTGCCCCCGTTTCCGGCGGGTGGGCTGGGCTCGGCGCTGCCCACGCTGGTGCGCTGGCCCAATTTGCTCATCATGCTGCTGTGCCTGGCCTTGGTGCGCGCGGGCCTGCTGCTGCCCGAGCAGCCGCTGGGCACGGCCCTGTTGGAGCCGCGCTTCCTGGTGCTGGTGCTGGCGGCGCTGCTGGTGGCGGCCGGCGGCTACATCATCAACGACTATTACGACGTTAAAATCGACGCCATCAACCGGCCCGACCGGCTGGTGATTGGGCGCGTGGTGCAGCGGCGCAAGGCCATGCTGGCCCACCTGATACTAAGCGGCACGGGTGTGCTGCTGGCCGGCGGGCTCCACCCCGTGCTGGGGGCCGTTACGCTGGGCACGGCGCTGCTGCTGTGGGGCTACTCGGCCCGGTTCAAGCGGGTGGCGCTGGCCGGCAATGCCAGCATTGCCACGCTCACGGCGGCGCTGGTGCTGCTGCCTGAGCTGCAGCTGCAGCTGGCGCGCAACAACAGCCACAGCGTGGTGTGGCCCTACGCCCTGGCTGCGTTTCTGCTCACCATGGTGCGCGAAATTGTGAAGGACGTGGAAGACATGCGCGGCGACGCCCAGCACGGCTGCCGCACCCTGCCGCTGGTGGTGGGCGTGGCCCAAACCAAATGGGTGGCGGGTTTCTTTCTGGCCTGTCTTGCCTTGCTCACGGCGGGGGCCACGGCCCGCATGTTCGGGAGCGGGCACTGGCCGCTGGGGGTGTGGCTGGTGCTGCTGGTGCTGCTGCCCATGGTGCAGCTGGCGCGCCTGCTCATCCGGGCCGACCGCCGGCGCCACTTCAAGCACCTGAGTGCCTGGTGCAAGGGCATTATGCTGGCGGGCGTGCTGAGCATGGCACTGGCCGGCGGCATCGGCTAA
- a CDS encoding T9SS type A sorting domain-containing protein: MKDKYTPPGLRARLRHLALAALLACGATTAHAQFYSAANVLNQAGTYTDLGSSGTVITTPNFDDANSAVQTLPFPFTYSGTVFNEFVLNTNGFLKLGSVAPAAPFFSSYAQEASTGGPLNSATETNLVLPFNTDLEAGTGTPEYRMATTGTAPNRVLTIQWKNVSDKTRAASSTAAGNIDKQFANFSFQVKLYESSNAIDFVYGTATPSSNQTNANFIVVGLKGTSTAAAQVITAIKASNSPWSGTVFQAGPYTSATNAFNIRATPTIPGGAPLPDPGRTFSFSVQVANDAAAASIQGYGSIAVPVGNPFSLRGVVRNSGSTALSNTPVTLTISGANTYTQTQTVPSLALNATGLATFTGISLPNVGTNTVTISVASDGNNANNSVSQTMETSASTFSFIVPGVPQSNSYGFSPTTSGFTSAFCAKFTVNGARAVTAVRAVIGNDPDLAPNAGNGQRTTTVFGVVINATTGDVLGRSPDYVLTTADIGQLHTFTLAAPTTVPAGDFLVGLAQVVPAGTAADAVFPMAYQAEVPARPGLFFSTGVSATGPPHDNTGDNARYMLEAVTAAPSNNDLAVVEIQGYGSVAVPVGNPVALRAVVRNSGAAALNNVAVTLTITGANTVTQTQTLTSVGVGGTALINFTGITLNNVGANTVTVSVPNDDNNANNSVAQQMATSATRFSFITPGVPAVSSFGFTPNTTARTLAFCGKFTVNAARDVTAVRAVIGNDPDLLPRAANGQRSTTVYGVVVNATTGALIARSPDYVLTAADLGQLHTFNLSANVPAGDFLVGLAQVVPAGTAADAVFPMAYQAETPARPGTFFIANITTPGAPVDGAVNDARYMLEAEVSAPATCPVPTALAITGSTATSVSFSFTAAAGATGYQIVYGPQGFTPGTTSSTSATFTGTTYTLTGLAAGTTYDFYVRTICSATDQSNLAGPVRATTACTAPTISTFPYTQNFDVVASGQTLPCGITLADANNDGYTWQARGTVPAALSSTSVARSAPNAMVYVYNDADITVGANDWFYTPALALNAGQSYRLSFYYRVATGGYTERLEVKYGTAATPAGQTNTIFSNNAITNTAYAVANNASTPAVLDITPTTGTYYIGFHAISGASQGFLAVDDVMISASPLATSEALKRAISVFPNPSASGVFNLEIHGANARKLLGVEVTNMLGQRVYTGTAKDNFRSEVNLSSLAPGIYNIKVRNGEDYTMQQISIVK; this comes from the coding sequence ATGAAAGACAAGTACACCCCTCCGGGGCTGAGGGCCCGCCTTCGGCACCTGGCCTTGGCGGCGCTGCTGGCGTGCGGGGCTACCACGGCCCACGCGCAGTTTTACAGTGCGGCCAACGTACTAAACCAGGCCGGCACCTACACCGACCTGGGCAGCAGCGGCACGGTTATCACCACGCCCAACTTTGATGATGCGAACTCGGCTGTGCAGACGCTGCCGTTCCCGTTTACTTATAGCGGAACGGTATTCAATGAATTTGTGCTGAATACCAATGGCTTTTTGAAACTGGGCTCGGTGGCTCCGGCCGCGCCGTTTTTTTCGAGCTATGCCCAGGAAGCCTCCACGGGCGGCCCGCTGAACTCGGCCACCGAAACCAACCTGGTGCTCCCGTTTAACACGGACCTGGAGGCCGGGACCGGCACGCCCGAGTACCGCATGGCCACCACCGGCACAGCCCCCAACCGGGTGCTTACTATTCAGTGGAAAAACGTGAGCGACAAAACCCGCGCCGCCAGCAGCACGGCCGCGGGCAACATCGACAAGCAATTCGCCAATTTCAGCTTCCAGGTGAAGCTGTATGAGTCGAGCAACGCCATCGATTTTGTGTACGGCACGGCCACGCCGTCCAGCAATCAAACCAATGCCAACTTTATTGTAGTTGGGCTGAAAGGTACCAGCACCGCGGCCGCCCAGGTAATTACGGCCATCAAGGCGTCGAACAGTCCGTGGAGCGGCACGGTGTTTCAGGCCGGCCCCTACACGTCGGCCACCAATGCCTTCAACATCCGCGCCACGCCCACGATACCCGGCGGCGCGCCGCTGCCCGACCCGGGGCGCACCTTCAGCTTCTCCGTTCAGGTAGCCAACGACGCCGCAGCGGCCTCGATTCAGGGCTACGGCTCCATTGCCGTGCCGGTGGGCAATCCGTTCTCGCTGCGGGGAGTGGTGCGCAACTCGGGCTCCACGGCCCTGAGCAACACACCCGTCACGCTGACCATCAGCGGCGCTAATACTTACACCCAGACGCAGACGGTTCCCTCGCTGGCGCTGAATGCCACCGGCCTGGCCACGTTCACGGGCATTTCGCTGCCCAACGTGGGCACCAATACGGTGACTATTTCGGTGGCGAGCGACGGCAACAACGCCAACAATTCCGTCTCGCAGACGATGGAAACCAGCGCTTCGACGTTCTCTTTTATCGTGCCTGGCGTGCCCCAATCCAACAGCTACGGCTTCTCGCCCACTACCTCGGGGTTCACGAGTGCCTTCTGCGCCAAATTCACCGTGAACGGGGCCCGGGCCGTGACGGCGGTGCGCGCCGTGATTGGCAACGACCCCGACCTGGCGCCCAACGCGGGCAACGGGCAGCGCACCACCACGGTGTTCGGCGTGGTAATCAACGCCACGACGGGGGACGTCCTCGGCCGCTCTCCCGATTACGTGCTGACCACGGCCGACATTGGCCAACTGCACACCTTCACGTTGGCGGCGCCCACTACGGTGCCGGCCGGTGATTTTCTGGTGGGCCTGGCGCAGGTAGTTCCCGCCGGCACCGCTGCCGATGCCGTGTTCCCCATGGCTTATCAGGCGGAAGTTCCCGCCCGCCCGGGCTTGTTTTTCAGTACCGGCGTATCGGCCACCGGCCCACCGCACGATAACACGGGCGATAACGCCCGCTACATGCTGGAAGCCGTGACGGCCGCGCCCTCCAACAACGACCTGGCGGTGGTCGAGATACAGGGCTATGGCTCCGTTGCCGTGCCGGTGGGCAACCCCGTGGCGTTGCGCGCTGTAGTGCGCAACAGTGGGGCTGCCGCCCTCAACAACGTGGCCGTGACCCTCACCATCACCGGGGCCAACACGGTGACGCAAACCCAAACGCTGACTTCGGTGGGCGTGGGCGGTACGGCGCTGATAAACTTCACCGGCATTACGCTCAATAACGTGGGCGCCAACACCGTAACCGTATCGGTGCCCAACGACGACAACAACGCCAACAACTCGGTAGCCCAACAAATGGCCACCAGTGCCACGCGGTTCTCGTTCATCACCCCCGGGGTGCCCGCGGTCAGTAGCTTTGGTTTCACGCCGAACACGACCGCCCGCACGTTGGCGTTCTGCGGCAAGTTCACCGTGAATGCTGCGCGCGACGTGACAGCGGTGCGCGCTGTGATTGGCAACGACCCCGACCTGCTGCCCAGGGCGGCCAACGGCCAGCGCAGCACCACCGTGTATGGCGTAGTGGTAAATGCCACCACCGGCGCATTGATTGCCCGTTCTCCCGACTACGTGCTGACGGCGGCCGACCTGGGCCAGCTCCACACCTTCAACCTGTCGGCCAACGTGCCCGCGGGCGACTTCCTGGTAGGCCTGGCGCAGGTAGTACCCGCAGGCACCGCCGCCGATGCGGTATTCCCGATGGCCTACCAAGCTGAAACGCCCGCCCGCCCGGGCACCTTCTTCATTGCGAACATCACGACGCCGGGCGCCCCAGTAGACGGCGCCGTGAACGATGCCCGCTACATGCTGGAAGCGGAAGTATCGGCTCCAGCTACCTGCCCCGTGCCCACGGCTTTGGCCATCACGGGCAGCACGGCCACGTCGGTATCGTTCTCGTTTACGGCCGCGGCCGGGGCCACTGGCTACCAGATTGTGTACGGTCCGCAAGGCTTCACGCCCGGCACTACGAGCAGCACGTCGGCCACCTTCACCGGCACCACTTACACCCTGACGGGCCTCGCCGCCGGTACCACCTACGATTTTTACGTGCGCACCATTTGCAGCGCCACCGACCAGAGCAACCTGGCCGGGCCCGTGCGGGCCACCACGGCCTGCACCGCGCCCACCATCAGCACGTTCCCCTACACGCAAAACTTTGACGTGGTGGCCTCGGGCCAGACCTTGCCCTGCGGCATTACCTTGGCCGACGCGAACAACGACGGCTATACCTGGCAGGCCCGCGGCACTGTGCCCGCCGCCCTCAGCTCAACCAGCGTTGCCCGCTCGGCCCCGAATGCGATGGTATACGTCTACAACGACGCTGACATTACTGTGGGCGCCAACGACTGGTTCTACACGCCGGCGTTGGCCCTGAACGCGGGGCAGAGCTACCGCTTGTCGTTCTACTACCGCGTGGCCACAGGTGGCTACACCGAGCGCCTGGAGGTGAAGTACGGCACCGCCGCCACCCCAGCCGGGCAGACCAACACCATTTTCAGCAACAACGCCATTACCAACACGGCCTATGCCGTAGCCAACAACGCCAGCACCCCCGCCGTACTGGACATTACGCCCACTACGGGCACGTACTACATTGGCTTTCATGCCATCAGCGGCGCCAGTCAAGGCTTCTTGGCTGTCGACGATGTCATGATTTCGGCCAGCCCCCTGGCTACGTCAGAGGCGTTGAAGCGCGCCATCAGCGTGTTCCCAAACCCTTCGGCCTCTGGGGTTTTCAACCTGGAAATCCACGGCGCAAACGCCAGGAAGCTCTTGGGTGTGGAGGTTACCAACATGCTGGGCCAGCGCGTGTACACGGGCACGGCAAAAGACAACTTCCGTAGCGAAGTGAATCTGTCGTCGCTGGCTCCGGGCATCTACAACATCAAGGTGCGCAATGGTGAAGATTACACCATGCAGCAGATTTCCATTGTGAAGTAG